The Stenotrophomonas maltophilia genome includes a region encoding these proteins:
- a CDS encoding DUF5681 domain-containing protein: MSESQTPEWLKTWQDSPAAQEPPHRGGFLPGVSGNPRGRPVGSRNKKNVIADELAKEGSAVARVVMDAALAGDMQAANMVLQRLSPPLRARAEKVTFELTPDAPLHEQANQVLASVAEGAIDPETGKLLIDCIQSVAGIRAVDELEARLIALEEKQA, translated from the coding sequence GTGTCCGAATCCCAAACGCCTGAATGGCTCAAGACATGGCAGGACTCCCCTGCTGCGCAGGAGCCGCCGCACCGTGGCGGGTTCTTGCCCGGAGTGAGCGGAAATCCTCGGGGCAGGCCGGTCGGGTCGCGGAACAAGAAGAACGTCATCGCTGACGAGCTTGCCAAGGAAGGTAGCGCGGTGGCCCGTGTGGTCATGGACGCTGCGCTTGCCGGTGATATGCAGGCCGCCAACATGGTGCTGCAACGTCTGTCGCCTCCGCTCCGTGCCCGCGCTGAAAAGGTGACGTTTGAACTGACCCCGGACGCGCCCCTGCACGAGCAGGCCAATCAGGTGCTCGCGTCGGTGGCGGAAGGCGCGATTGACCCGGAGACCGGAAAGCTGCTTATCGACTGTATCCAGTCGGTGGCGGGCATCCGTGCCGTTGATGAACTGGAAGCGCGCCTTATCGCGCTGGAGGAGAAACAAGCATGA
- a CDS encoding GDCCVxC domain-containing (seleno)protein, translating into MDAVVLESVLTCPHCGFAKKETMPTDACQFYYECENCKILLRPKPGDCCVFCSFGSVPCPPIQTQKQCCG; encoded by the coding sequence ATGGATGCCGTTGTCCTTGAGTCTGTGCTTACGTGTCCGCATTGTGGCTTCGCAAAGAAGGAAACCATGCCAACCGATGCGTGCCAGTTCTACTACGAGTGCGAGAATTGCAAAATTCTGCTGCGCCCAAAGCCGGGTGACTGCTGCGTATTCTGCTCGTTCGGATCAGTGCCTTGCCCGCCGATCCAGACTCAGAAACAGTGCTGTGGTTAG
- the merR gene encoding Hg(II)-responsive transcriptional regulator, with protein MAAELTIGKLANAAGVNIETIRYYQRRGLLDEPPKPLGGHRRYAPQQVKRLRFIRRAQVLGFTLDEIAGLLRLEEACACAETLDLAAHKLQIIDAKLADLTAMRKALADLMRECESSGMKGACPIIHTLAAD; from the coding sequence ATGGCGGCAGAGCTAACTATCGGCAAGCTGGCAAATGCGGCTGGCGTGAACATCGAGACGATCCGGTACTACCAGAGGCGAGGCTTGCTGGATGAGCCACCCAAGCCTCTGGGCGGTCATCGCCGCTATGCGCCGCAGCAAGTCAAGCGTCTACGATTTATCCGCCGCGCGCAGGTTCTAGGATTCACACTGGACGAGATCGCCGGTCTCTTGAGGCTCGAGGAAGCGTGCGCATGCGCAGAGACGCTCGACCTTGCTGCTCACAAGCTCCAAATCATTGATGCCAAGCTCGCGGACTTGACTGCGATGCGCAAGGCGCTTGCTGACCTGATGCGCGAGTGCGAATCGTCTGGCATGAAAGGGGCATGCCCGATCATTCACACACTGGCAGCAGACTGA
- a CDS encoding DUF7256 domain-containing protein — protein sequence MDNSSLLNIRPGMPSGALAQLLGARWKEPDEQGHLTCLSKDVFVRLDSDRVIGYVIFACSMPKTVLVEDLRTGMAIGDALANTPRLAVLPEEPEDACEGWATYGFITDDGLQVAANVNTRDNTVKSIRLENPNATYCEPASPIFDPTLTKAFDIALGPQRVLPKAGRGSEWAGGWTLGLPPGITAEQWPLSSSNGHPLRHAFTLHLPSEYRTKGNDLVAISLFVDDQQEELCTVEEIAKYFASPLSTTPPEGSDLLPFWQHRQAKHAHSRSMEDILGTQFCAICLTQQEFDGELSLPPKLNSALLDAPPSWIGQDYASYFYERWLYTGNGNAVIPGAGIGGVSSEAVALPISTGIRADDPNVGRSPREWESECAISGYIEAFSERGEELNLSRWDSIAHLGGTMQPQQGYPEFGPYYLEFEEGFGGFNFGGGNAQLDLQQMKIDWACG from the coding sequence ATGGACAACTCCAGCCTCCTGAACATACGCCCGGGCATGCCTTCAGGCGCCTTGGCCCAACTTCTGGGCGCCCGATGGAAGGAGCCGGATGAACAAGGTCATCTGACTTGCCTGAGCAAGGACGTCTTCGTTCGACTGGATAGCGATCGAGTCATTGGATACGTCATTTTCGCCTGTTCAATGCCCAAGACGGTGCTGGTCGAGGACCTGCGTACGGGCATGGCCATCGGCGACGCTCTCGCCAACACTCCTCGTCTCGCTGTACTGCCGGAAGAGCCAGAGGACGCATGCGAGGGATGGGCGACCTACGGCTTCATCACGGATGACGGATTGCAGGTGGCCGCGAACGTGAACACGCGGGACAACACGGTAAAGAGCATTCGTCTAGAGAACCCGAACGCCACCTACTGTGAGCCTGCATCGCCCATATTCGATCCGACGTTGACCAAGGCCTTTGACATAGCGCTTGGCCCCCAGCGCGTGCTCCCCAAAGCAGGCCGGGGCAGCGAATGGGCCGGAGGCTGGACGCTGGGCCTTCCTCCAGGCATCACCGCTGAACAATGGCCTTTGAGTTCCAGCAACGGGCACCCGCTGCGGCACGCCTTTACGCTGCACCTGCCCTCGGAGTACCGAACCAAGGGAAATGATCTGGTTGCTATCTCCCTGTTCGTCGACGATCAGCAGGAGGAGCTCTGCACCGTCGAGGAAATCGCGAAGTACTTCGCCTCTCCCCTTTCCACAACCCCGCCAGAGGGTAGCGACCTGCTGCCCTTCTGGCAGCATCGCCAAGCCAAGCATGCGCACAGCCGCAGCATGGAAGACATCCTTGGAACGCAATTCTGCGCCATCTGCCTTACACAGCAGGAGTTTGATGGCGAGCTGAGCCTGCCGCCCAAGCTGAATTCAGCCCTGCTGGATGCCCCTCCGAGCTGGATCGGGCAGGACTACGCGAGCTATTTCTACGAGCGATGGCTGTACACCGGGAACGGAAATGCCGTCATCCCGGGCGCAGGAATCGGAGGCGTCTCCAGCGAGGCCGTTGCATTGCCGATCAGCACAGGCATCCGCGCTGACGATCCCAACGTTGGGAGATCACCGCGGGAGTGGGAAAGCGAATGCGCCATCAGTGGATACATCGAAGCATTCAGCGAGCGCGGTGAGGAACTGAACCTGAGTCGATGGGATTCCATTGCCCACCTCGGTGGAACGATGCAGCCCCAGCAGGGCTACCCTGAGTTCGGCCCCTACTACCTCGAATTCGAGGAGGGTTTTGGCGGCTTCAATTTCGGTGGCGGCAACGCACAGTTGGATCTGCAGCAGATGAAGATCGACTGGGCGTGCGGATGA
- a CDS encoding LysR family transcriptional regulator, giving the protein MHDLNDLYYFAMVVDHGGFAAAERALGIPKSRLSRRISQLETDLGVRLLQRSTRRFAVTDVGTSVHRHAQTMLAEAQAAREVVDRLSAEPRGVVRASVPVSLAQMQLPKLLPKFLEQYPKVRLQLNISNRRVDIINEGYDVALRVRSRLDDDGSLVMRSFGQVQELLVASPKYLDRAGRPKDPEELTQHVTLSISEDEARQRWELHGPEGEVRRVDLQPRVAGFDFPLLQSMVKDGFGITMLPETVCADAVRNGELEVVLPDWSLPQGVCHAVFASRRGLLPAVRVFIDFLAEHLPPQLEASRLDCGGACEKAKERIKASALGALAVDAG; this is encoded by the coding sequence ATGCATGACCTGAATGATCTGTACTACTTCGCGATGGTGGTCGACCACGGCGGATTCGCCGCCGCCGAGCGCGCCTTGGGTATCCCCAAGTCGCGACTGAGCCGCCGCATCAGCCAGCTGGAAACCGACCTGGGCGTGCGCCTGCTGCAGCGCTCCACGCGCCGTTTCGCGGTCACCGATGTCGGCACCAGCGTGCACCGCCATGCGCAGACGATGCTGGCCGAGGCCCAGGCCGCGCGCGAAGTGGTGGACCGGCTCAGCGCGGAACCGCGCGGCGTGGTCCGCGCCAGCGTGCCGGTGTCGCTGGCGCAGATGCAGCTGCCCAAGCTGCTGCCCAAGTTCCTTGAGCAGTACCCGAAGGTGCGCCTGCAGCTGAACATCAGCAACCGCCGCGTGGACATCATCAATGAAGGCTACGACGTGGCCCTGCGCGTGCGTTCGCGCTTGGACGATGACGGCAGCCTGGTGATGCGCAGCTTCGGCCAGGTGCAGGAATTGCTGGTGGCCAGCCCGAAGTACCTGGACCGCGCCGGTCGCCCCAAGGACCCGGAAGAGCTGACCCAGCACGTCACCCTCAGCATCAGCGAAGACGAAGCCCGCCAACGCTGGGAGCTGCACGGGCCGGAAGGCGAAGTGCGCCGGGTCGACCTGCAGCCGCGCGTGGCCGGCTTCGACTTCCCGTTGCTGCAGAGCATGGTGAAGGACGGTTTCGGCATCACCATGCTGCCGGAAACCGTGTGCGCCGACGCCGTGCGCAACGGCGAGCTGGAAGTGGTGCTGCCGGACTGGTCGCTGCCGCAGGGCGTGTGCCATGCCGTGTTCGCCTCGCGCCGCGGCCTGCTGCCGGCGGTACGCGTGTTCATCGACTTCCTGGCCGAACATCTGCCGCCGCAACTGGAGGCCTCGCGTCTGGATTGCGGTGGCGCCTGTGAAAAGGCCAAGGAGCGGATCAAGGCCAGTGCGCTGGGCGCGTTGGCGGTGGACGCGGGCTGA
- a CDS encoding FMN-dependent NADH-azoreductase, whose amino-acid sequence MKLLHLDASVLGDNSVSRQLSAAVVARFTGQIDGLQVDYRDLDANPVPHLRSSSLAKTDAAEATDAEQVMQQFLEADIVVIGAPMYNFSIPSTLKAWIDRVAVAGRTFKYTENGPVGLAGGKRVIIASSRGGIYTDSPADFQEPFLRQVFAFMGVNEVEFVRAEGIAYSPQHREDAIAGALAALPSHEVVEAVAA is encoded by the coding sequence ATGAAGCTTCTGCATCTCGACGCCAGCGTGCTTGGCGACAATTCCGTCTCGCGCCAGCTGTCGGCCGCCGTGGTCGCCCGCTTCACGGGCCAGATCGATGGCCTGCAGGTCGATTATCGCGATCTTGACGCCAATCCGGTACCGCATCTGCGCAGCAGCTCGCTGGCCAAGACCGATGCCGCCGAGGCGACCGATGCTGAACAGGTGATGCAGCAGTTCCTGGAGGCTGACATCGTGGTGATCGGCGCGCCGATGTACAACTTCAGCATTCCTTCCACGCTGAAGGCCTGGATCGACCGCGTGGCCGTGGCCGGCCGCACCTTCAAGTACACCGAGAACGGCCCGGTGGGCCTGGCCGGTGGCAAGCGGGTGATCATCGCCAGCAGCCGCGGCGGCATCTACACCGACTCGCCGGCCGACTTCCAGGAGCCGTTCCTGCGCCAGGTGTTCGCCTTCATGGGCGTCAACGAGGTCGAGTTCGTGCGCGCCGAGGGCATCGCCTACTCGCCGCAGCACCGCGAAGACGCGATTGCCGGTGCACTGGCAGCCCTGCCGTCGCACGAAGTGGTCGAAGCCGTCGCTGCATAA
- a CDS encoding SH3 domain-containing protein: MNYIVTTAHRSEFRHPITLRRGQALVVGERHEGPEGWDDWFLCEAEGQHPGFVPAPVIGRDAQGGAFATEDYCARELDVDPGQLLRGQRTLNGWAWCVPEAGDPGWVPLEKLRAVE; encoded by the coding sequence ATGAACTACATCGTGACCACTGCGCACCGCAGCGAATTTCGGCACCCGATCACCCTGCGCCGCGGCCAGGCGCTGGTAGTGGGCGAACGCCATGAAGGCCCGGAGGGCTGGGATGACTGGTTCCTGTGCGAGGCCGAGGGGCAGCACCCCGGTTTCGTGCCGGCGCCGGTGATCGGTCGCGACGCGCAGGGTGGCGCGTTTGCCACGGAGGACTACTGCGCGCGGGAACTGGATGTGGATCCCGGGCAGCTGCTGCGTGGGCAGCGCACGCTCAATGGCTGGGCGTGGTGCGTGCCGGAGGCCGGCGACCCGGGATGGGTGCCGTTGGAGAAGTTGCGCGCTGTGGAGTGA
- the serS gene encoding serine--tRNA ligase yields MLDPALLRHQPADLAERLRTSRGFELDVSALESLEADRKRIQVRTQELQSLRNSRSKAIGQAKAKGEDVSAIMAEVAAFADELKASEVALDELREKIEAISMGIPNLPADDVPAGADENDNVEQSRWGTPRQFDFKVLDHVELGARNGWLDGETAAKLSGSRFTVLRGPIARLHRALAQFMVDLHTGEHGYEETNVPLLVNADSLRGTSQLPKFEDDLFKTAVGDSTRYLIPTSEVPLTNIVRDEIVDAERLPLRMTAHSMCFRAEAGSGGRDVRGMIRQHQFEKVELVSISRPEDSDAEHQRMTRCAEVVLEKLGLPYRKVLLCTGDMGFSAVKTYDLEVWLPSQETYREISSCSNCGDFQARRMQARWRNPATGKPELAHTLNGSGVAVGRAMIAVMENYQNADGSITVPEALRPYMGGLETIA; encoded by the coding sequence ATGCTTGATCCAGCCCTGCTCCGCCACCAGCCCGCCGACCTCGCCGAACGCCTGCGCACCAGCCGCGGCTTCGAGCTCGACGTGTCTGCCCTGGAGTCCCTGGAGGCTGATCGCAAGCGCATCCAGGTGCGGACCCAGGAGCTGCAGAGCCTGCGCAACAGCCGTTCCAAAGCCATCGGCCAGGCCAAGGCCAAGGGCGAGGACGTCTCGGCCATCATGGCCGAGGTCGCAGCCTTCGCCGACGAGCTGAAGGCCTCGGAAGTGGCGCTGGACGAGCTGCGCGAGAAGATCGAAGCGATTTCGATGGGCATCCCGAACCTGCCGGCCGATGACGTGCCGGCCGGTGCCGACGAGAACGACAACGTCGAGCAGTCGCGCTGGGGAACCCCGCGCCAGTTCGATTTCAAGGTGCTCGACCACGTCGAACTGGGCGCCCGCAACGGCTGGCTGGACGGCGAGACCGCGGCCAAGCTGTCCGGCTCGCGCTTCACCGTGCTGCGCGGCCCGATCGCGCGCCTGCACCGTGCGCTGGCCCAGTTCATGGTCGACCTGCACACCGGCGAGCACGGCTATGAGGAAACCAACGTGCCGCTGCTGGTCAACGCCGATTCGCTGCGCGGCACCAGCCAGCTGCCGAAGTTCGAGGACGACCTGTTCAAGACGGCCGTGGGCGATTCCACGCGCTACCTGATCCCGACCTCGGAAGTGCCGCTGACCAACATCGTGCGCGACGAGATCGTCGACGCCGAACGCCTGCCGTTGCGCATGACCGCCCACTCGATGTGCTTCCGTGCCGAGGCCGGCAGCGGTGGTCGCGACGTGCGCGGCATGATCCGCCAGCACCAGTTCGAGAAGGTCGAGCTGGTCTCGATCAGCCGCCCGGAAGACAGCGATGCCGAACACCAGCGCATGACCCGCTGCGCCGAAGTGGTGCTGGAAAAGCTGGGCCTGCCGTACCGCAAGGTGCTGCTGTGCACCGGCGACATGGGCTTCTCTGCGGTGAAGACCTACGACCTGGAAGTCTGGCTGCCGTCGCAGGAGACCTACCGCGAGATCTCCTCGTGCTCGAACTGTGGTGATTTCCAGGCCCGCCGCATGCAGGCGCGCTGGCGCAACCCGGCCACCGGCAAGCCGGAACTGGCGCATACCCTGAACGGCTCGGGCGTGGCCGTCGGCCGCGCGATGATCGCGGTGATGGAGAACTACCAGAACGCCGACGGCAGCATCACCGTGCCGGAAGCCCTGCGGCCGTACATGGGCGGACTGGAAACCATCGCCTGA
- a CDS encoding energy transducer TonB: MSAPRSSSAKSFTVHIPRNALKIAGIAFGVGVLLFVLVWLTGRDKEFFRADPAAQTPQETAQIEPLPEPLAAAAGSSDMPDAKPAPVEEEAPKLVETAPPPPAPVAEAAPAAPGPAPAATGNSQPMPIAGQSPPPSYPAAALRAGETGTVVVRVDVDATGYPNNATVIQRSGSRELDRAATDAVRRWRFTPAQSNGQAVPGSIEVPFDFKTQ, from the coding sequence ATGTCTGCACCCCGCTCGTCGTCCGCCAAGTCGTTCACTGTGCATATCCCGCGCAACGCCCTGAAGATCGCCGGCATCGCCTTCGGCGTGGGCGTACTGCTGTTCGTGCTGGTCTGGCTGACCGGTCGCGACAAGGAGTTCTTCCGCGCCGATCCGGCTGCCCAGACCCCGCAGGAAACCGCCCAGATCGAGCCCCTGCCGGAACCGCTGGCCGCTGCCGCCGGTTCCAGCGACATGCCCGATGCCAAGCCGGCACCGGTAGAGGAAGAAGCGCCGAAGCTGGTGGAAACGGCCCCGCCACCGCCCGCTCCCGTGGCTGAAGCGGCTCCGGCTGCACCGGGCCCTGCGCCGGCGGCCACCGGCAACAGCCAGCCGATGCCGATTGCCGGCCAGTCGCCGCCGCCGTCCTATCCCGCCGCCGCCCTGCGCGCCGGTGAAACCGGCACGGTGGTGGTACGCGTGGACGTGGACGCCACCGGCTATCCGAACAATGCCACGGTGATCCAGCGCAGCGGTTCACGCGAGCTCGACCGTGCCGCCACCGACGCTGTGCGCCGCTGGCGCTTCACTCCGGCGCAGAGCAACGGCCAGGCCGTACCCGGCAGCATTGAAGTGCCGTTCGACTTCAAGACGCAATAA
- a CDS encoding energy transducer TonB produces the protein MTATTHEDLHSPQLPEDSSAQHKPTSLWMWIALIVAMFAGALLWLRHSNQEDVAPAPVGERMLPAPEQPAVTDAAAPAARQATPATASRKAAPVVRNREARPLASNRMPTYPAAALRSGVQGSVIASLNVDTRGNVASAAIVSRSGERSRDLDRAVLNTVQNWKFQPAVHDGRAVASVVRVPVDFRTEQR, from the coding sequence ATGACCGCCACCACCCACGAAGACCTTCATTCGCCGCAGCTGCCGGAGGATTCAAGCGCGCAGCACAAGCCCACGTCGCTCTGGATGTGGATCGCGCTGATCGTGGCGATGTTTGCCGGCGCCCTGCTCTGGCTGCGTCATTCGAACCAGGAAGACGTGGCACCGGCGCCGGTCGGTGAGCGCATGCTGCCGGCCCCTGAGCAGCCCGCGGTGACGGATGCAGCGGCCCCTGCCGCGCGCCAGGCAACCCCGGCTACTGCTTCGCGGAAGGCCGCGCCGGTAGTGCGCAATCGTGAAGCCCGCCCGCTGGCCAGCAACCGCATGCCCACCTACCCCGCCGCCGCGCTGCGTAGCGGCGTGCAGGGCAGCGTGATCGCCAGCCTGAATGTCGATACCCGCGGCAATGTCGCCAGCGCTGCGATCGTCTCGCGCAGCGGCGAGCGCAGTCGCGATCTGGATCGTGCGGTGCTCAATACCGTGCAGAACTGGAAGTTCCAGCCGGCGGTGCATGACGGCCGCGCAGTAGCAAGCGTAGTGCGGGTCCCGGTGGATTTCCGTACCGAGCAGCGTTGA
- the aroA gene encoding 3-phosphoshikimate 1-carboxyvinyltransferase yields the protein MSNAQHWIARKGQPLQGSLTIPGDKSVSHRSVMFAALADGTSHIEGFLEGEDTRATARIFSQLGVRIETPSASQRIVHGVGIDGLKAPDAPLDCGNAGTGMRLLAGLLAGQAFDCTLIGDESLSGRPMRRVTGPLSQMGAKIDTQDDGTPPLHVHGGQTLHGIDFASPVASAQIKSAVLLAGLYAQGETSVVEPHPTRDYTERMLSAFGVDIEFSPGKARLRGGQRLRATDIVVPADFSSAAFYLVAASIIPGSELRLKQVGLNPRRTGLLHALRLMGADITEENPAEQGGEPVADLVVRYAPLKGARIPEELVPDMIDEFPALFVAAAAAEGQTVVTGAAELRVKESDRLAAMATGLRALGMQVDETEDGATLHGGVRLGSGTIESHGDHRIAMAFAIAGQISDGEVRINDIANVATSFPDFDGLARSAGFNLA from the coding sequence ATGAGCAACGCGCAACACTGGATTGCCCGCAAGGGCCAGCCGCTGCAGGGCAGCCTGACCATTCCCGGCGACAAGTCGGTCTCGCACCGCTCGGTGATGTTCGCCGCGCTGGCCGATGGCACCTCGCATATCGAAGGCTTCCTGGAAGGCGAAGACACCCGCGCTACCGCGCGCATCTTCAGTCAGCTGGGCGTGCGCATCGAAACCCCCAGCGCGTCGCAGCGCATCGTGCACGGCGTCGGTATCGACGGCCTGAAGGCGCCGGATGCGCCGCTGGACTGCGGCAACGCCGGTACCGGCATGCGCCTGCTGGCCGGGTTGCTGGCGGGCCAGGCGTTCGACTGCACGCTGATCGGCGATGAGTCGCTGTCGGGCCGACCGATGCGCCGCGTCACCGGCCCGCTGTCGCAGATGGGCGCGAAGATCGACACCCAGGATGACGGCACGCCGCCGCTGCACGTGCATGGCGGCCAGACGCTGCACGGCATCGACTTCGCCTCGCCGGTGGCCAGCGCGCAGATCAAGTCGGCGGTGTTGCTGGCAGGCCTGTACGCACAGGGCGAAACCAGCGTTGTCGAGCCGCACCCGACCCGCGACTACACCGAACGCATGCTGTCCGCGTTCGGCGTGGACATCGAATTCTCGCCGGGCAAGGCGCGCCTGCGCGGCGGCCAACGCCTTCGTGCCACGGATATCGTGGTGCCGGCCGACTTCTCGTCTGCGGCGTTCTATCTGGTGGCTGCCAGCATCATTCCGGGCTCCGAGCTGCGCCTGAAGCAGGTTGGCCTGAATCCGCGCCGTACCGGCCTGCTGCACGCGCTGCGCCTGATGGGTGCCGACATCACCGAAGAGAATCCGGCCGAGCAGGGCGGTGAACCGGTGGCGGACCTGGTGGTGCGCTATGCCCCGCTGAAGGGTGCACGCATTCCGGAAGAACTGGTGCCGGACATGATCGACGAGTTCCCGGCGCTGTTCGTGGCGGCAGCTGCTGCAGAAGGCCAGACCGTGGTGACCGGCGCCGCCGAGCTGCGGGTGAAGGAATCCGATCGTCTCGCAGCGATGGCCACCGGCCTGCGCGCGCTCGGCATGCAGGTGGACGAAACCGAAGATGGCGCCACCCTGCATGGTGGCGTGCGCCTGGGCAGCGGCACCATCGAAAGCCACGGCGACCACCGCATCGCCATGGCGTTCGCCATTGCCGGCCAGATCAGTGACGGGGAAGTGCGCATCAACGATATCGCCAACGTCGCCACGTCCTTCCCGGACTTCGACGGCCTGGCCCGCAGCGCCGGATTCAACCTGGCCTGA
- the pheA gene encoding prephenate dehydratase, producing MASSKSSKKVPKKAEPAKDSASTKAKGKSTSKAASNPAPTLAPLALADVRSKIDQIDRDIQSLIAERARFAHQVGKAKGKLAAAVDYYRPEREAQVLRMVVDRNEGPLSDELLVHVYREIMSACLAQQEPLKIGYLGPEGTFSQQAVLKHFGRSALGLPMASIEEVFQEVEAGNADFGVVPVENSGQGTIQITLDMFLTSNLKICGEVELRVQQYLMSRSGRIEDIERIYAHPQSFMQTSAWLRANLPKAEKIPVSSNAEGARRARNADDAAAIGGESAGHVYGLKKVVTKPIQNDADNTTRFLVVGRNIFPTSGHDRTSVLVFIHDKPGALFDVLSPFARHGISMNRIESRPSHHGKWEYGFFIDLAGHIDDAPMQAALAELEAHSAQIKVLGSYPVAVP from the coding sequence ATGGCAAGCAGCAAATCCAGCAAGAAGGTGCCGAAGAAGGCCGAACCGGCCAAGGACAGCGCCTCCACCAAGGCCAAGGGCAAGAGCACGTCCAAGGCTGCGTCGAACCCGGCGCCCACCCTGGCGCCGCTGGCGCTGGCCGATGTGCGTTCGAAGATCGACCAGATCGACCGCGACATCCAGAGCCTGATCGCCGAGCGCGCACGTTTCGCCCACCAGGTCGGCAAGGCCAAGGGCAAGCTGGCCGCTGCCGTCGACTACTACCGCCCCGAGCGCGAAGCGCAGGTGCTGCGCATGGTGGTGGACCGCAACGAAGGCCCGCTCAGCGATGAGCTGCTGGTGCACGTCTACCGCGAGATCATGTCGGCCTGCCTGGCCCAGCAGGAGCCGCTGAAGATCGGCTACCTCGGCCCGGAAGGCACCTTCAGCCAGCAGGCGGTGCTCAAGCACTTCGGCCGCTCCGCGCTGGGCCTGCCGATGGCCAGCATCGAGGAAGTGTTCCAGGAAGTGGAAGCGGGCAACGCCGATTTCGGCGTGGTGCCGGTGGAGAATTCGGGGCAGGGCACCATCCAGATCACCCTGGACATGTTCCTGACCTCCAACCTGAAGATCTGTGGCGAAGTGGAACTGCGCGTGCAGCAGTACCTGATGTCGCGCAGCGGCCGCATCGAGGACATCGAGCGCATCTACGCACACCCGCAGTCGTTCATGCAGACCTCGGCGTGGCTGCGCGCCAACCTGCCGAAGGCCGAGAAGATTCCGGTATCCAGCAACGCCGAAGGTGCGCGCCGTGCGCGCAACGCCGACGACGCGGCTGCCATCGGCGGCGAGAGTGCCGGCCACGTGTACGGCCTGAAGAAGGTGGTCACCAAGCCGATCCAGAACGATGCCGACAACACCACCCGCTTCCTGGTGGTGGGCCGTAACATCTTCCCGACCTCCGGCCACGACCGCACCTCGGTGCTGGTGTTCATCCATGACAAGCCCGGTGCGCTGTTCGACGTGCTCAGCCCGTTCGCCCGCCACGGCATCAGCATGAACCGCATCGAGTCGCGGCCTTCGCACCACGGCAAGTGGGAGTACGGCTTCTTCATCGACCTGGCCGGCCACATCGACGACGCGCCGATGCAGGCCGCACTGGCCGAACTGGAAGCGCACTCGGCGCAGATCAAGGTGCTGGGCTCCTATCCGGTGGCCGTGCCCTGA
- the serC gene encoding 3-phosphoserine/phosphohydroxythreonine transaminase, translating into MTRAFNFSAGPATLPESVLRQAQAEMLDWHGSGASIVEMSHRGAEFMSVAAEAEADLRRLLDIPDDYAVLFLSGGATTQQALIPLNFASPGQRADYVVSGHWGKTAVKQAGVYVDVNIAASSEAHGYRELPARADWQLSRDAAYVHITANETIHGVEFRDVPDTGNVPLIADFSSSIASEPLDVRRYGVIYAGAQKNLGPVGIAVMIIRRDLLERSGQPRADIFDYRSHVARDSMLNTPPTWNWYLAGLVFKWMLAEGGVTEFAKRNAAKAALVYGAIDGSGGFYRNEVAHAARSRMNIPFFLPDAELDARFVAEAKAAGLLALKGHKVVGGIRASLYNAMPLAGAEALVAFMADFQQRHG; encoded by the coding sequence ATGACGCGCGCGTTCAACTTCAGTGCCGGCCCTGCGACCTTGCCGGAATCGGTCCTGCGCCAGGCGCAGGCGGAAATGCTGGACTGGCACGGGTCCGGCGCTTCGATCGTGGAAATGAGCCATCGCGGCGCGGAATTCATGTCCGTGGCTGCCGAAGCCGAGGCCGACCTGCGTCGCCTGCTCGACATCCCCGACGACTATGCGGTGCTGTTCCTGTCCGGTGGCGCCACCACCCAGCAGGCGCTGATCCCGCTCAACTTCGCCAGCCCCGGCCAGCGTGCCGACTACGTGGTCAGTGGTCACTGGGGCAAGACCGCGGTCAAGCAGGCCGGGGTCTACGTCGACGTCAACATCGCCGCCAGCAGCGAGGCCCACGGCTACCGCGAGCTGCCGGCGCGTGCCGACTGGCAGCTGTCGCGCGATGCCGCCTACGTGCACATCACCGCCAACGAGACCATCCACGGCGTCGAATTCCGTGATGTGCCCGATACCGGCAACGTCCCGCTGATCGCCGACTTCAGCTCGTCCATCGCCAGCGAACCGCTGGATGTGCGCCGTTATGGCGTGATCTACGCCGGCGCGCAGAAGAACCTGGGCCCGGTCGGCATCGCGGTGATGATCATCCGCCGCGACCTGCTCGAGCGCAGTGGCCAGCCGCGCGCGGACATCTTCGATTACCGCTCGCACGTCGCCCGCGATTCGATGCTCAACACCCCGCCGACCTGGAACTGGTATCTGGCCGGCCTGGTGTTCAAGTGGATGCTGGCCGAGGGCGGCGTGACCGAATTCGCCAAGCGCAACGCCGCCAAGGCCGCGCTGGTGTACGGCGCCATCGACGGCTCCGGCGGCTTCTACCGCAATGAAGTCGCACATGCGGCCCGTTCGCGCATGAACATTCCGTTCTTCCTGCCCGATGCCGAACTCGACGCCCGCTTCGTCGCCGAAGCCAAGGCCGCTGGCCTGCTGGCGCTGAAGGGTCACAAGGTGGTCGGCGGCATCCGGGCTTCGCTGTACAACGCCATGCCGCTGGCCGGGGCCGAGGCGCTGGTCGCCTTCATGGCCGATTTCCAGCAGCGTCACGGTTGA